The Scomber japonicus isolate fScoJap1 chromosome 8, fScoJap1.pri, whole genome shotgun sequence genome has a segment encoding these proteins:
- the myot gene encoding myotilin, translated as MAINSFGTVSCSAILEVYNDLEEQLEIEAIRQQETVSITQENEAMFQQESAYVQTSSFRKSGEDFPPLLPDSMTLPPPEWPDSPMEDNITSDADFPEPQPINHCSEEPFSRSEEYALSPEDQRSPEVTILACTPSPPPPPSPSPPLPPPPEVKEKTPTPKLFTPSKLSFTSSQSGSNTMNLSDLPTFTPSAFPPSAFNYERPRHFIQSQAAFQAPSYDSVVREAQENQTNSQQNLNISQNSSNVHETQSQSKMMSTQSQSFSQSQSVSKSLSQTQSQFQSLNLNQNQTQQVVAQIPIQTQANGMGKSSPSSSNLSSPISTPASSIAPPTPSFTAPLLSPSSSPFPASSLSTLPRSTMRSTITLTPSVPSATGLGSATLPANQDSMSAPAAYLCSVLPSPSSFSPYSSSKLSPNSNLPHPSISPSRSPLAPSSPLLPMRAATSPSSPPQQSLPLSPSLPHSPLSPFSSSPLPQPNTPNSQNRVPPAVVSLPANYKGTPNTLPKPILKKTVAPRPSSSRSTDEDIQGSKDALIQDLEKKLRSKEARRRNSQKLSYEERMARRLLGPDNANYMLDQDNLSDSQVDQPDSPEGRHTGGLWGRHHSGTDDKGNEGSAIQEKCYAPRFMQIPPDLTVEEGRFCRIDFKVGGLPTPDVSWNLDGKAIRPDDYHKMLVCEKGMHSFIIEIVTVHHAGVYECVAKNRAGESRFTMRLDVIAQEALRPPTFTQKMSNSRALEGDTVRLECKVDASPPPQLFWKKDKDMLRIDPNRMSLYQDGSGRQCLLLERVMKSDAGWYTLSAINEAGMSTCNARLDVGSRAAPKTAPPGSKTLKLLSSLSHVPSLTVESPAQHTAQHTAPLYESEEL; from the exons ATGGCCATCAACTCCTTTGGCACGGTCTCATGCTCAGCGATCTTGGAAGTGTACAATG ACCTGGAGGAACAGCTGGAGATTGAGGCCATTCGCCAGCAGGAAACGGTCTCTATCACACAGGAAAACGAGGCAATGTTCCAGCAGGAGAGTGCATATGTCCAGACTTCCTCCTTCAGAAAGAGCGGCGAGGACTTTCCCCCTCTGCTGCCTGACTCTATGacccttccccctcctgagtGGCCTGACAGCCCCATGGAAGATAACATCACCAGTGATGCAGA tTTCCCAGAGCCTCAGCCGATAAACCACTGCTCTGAGGAACCCTTTAGCCGCAGCGAGGAGTATGCTCTGAGCCCAGAGGACCAAAGGTCACCAGAGGTCACTATCCTAGCCTGTACACCCAGccctccccctccaccctcaccctcaccaccactgccaccaccaccagaaGTCAAGGAGAAAACCCCAACACCCAAACTGTTCACTCCAAGCAAGCTCAGCTTCACT tCCTCCCAGTCAGGAAGCAACACCATGAACCTGTCGGACCTGCCTACCTTCACCCCCAGCGCCTTCCCTCCCAGCGCCTTCAACTATGAGCGACCGAGACATTTTATTCAGTCGCAGGCGGCCTTCCAGGCACCCAGCTACGATAGCGTGGTGCGGGAGGCCCAGGAGAACCAGACTAACTCCCAACAGAACCTCAACATCTCTCAGAATAGTTCAAATGTTCACGAGACACAAAGTCAATCTAAAATGATGTCCACACAAAGCCAGTCATTTTCTCAAAGCCAGTCAGTGTCCAAGTCATTGTCTCAGACTCAGTCACAGTTTCAGTCACTGAACCTCAATCAAAACCAAACCCAGCAGGTCGTCGCCCAGATACCAATCCAGACCCAGGCCAACGGAATGGGGAAGTCCTCCCCTTCTTCATCCAACCTCAGCTCTCCCATTTCCACCCCGGCTTCCTCCATTGCGCCTCCTACTCCTTCCTTCACTGCCCCCTTGCTCagtccctcctcctctcctttcccagCCTCCTCTTTATCCACGCTCCCCCGCAGCACCATGCGCTCAACCATCACCCTCACCCCCAGTGTCCCCAGTGCAACCGGCCTCGGCAGCGCCACCCTGCCGGCCAACCAGGACAGCATGTCAGCTCCGGCCGCTTACCTCTGCTCCGTGCTGCCCTCCccatcctccttctccccttacTCCTCCTCTAAACTGTCTCCCAACTCCAATCTGCCCcacccctccatctctccatcccgCTCCCCACTCGCCCCTTCCAGCCCTCTCCTTCCCATGAGGGCAGccacctctccttcctcccctcctcagcAGTCTCTGCCACTgtccccttcccttcctcactcccccctttctcccttctcctcctcccctctcccacAGCCCAATACTCCCAACAGTCAGAACAGAGTACCGCCTGCTGTAGTCTCCCTCCCTGCCAACTACAAGGGGACACCTAACAC tCTCCCCAAGCCTATTCTGAAGAAGACTGTGGCTCCTCGGCCTTCCTCCTCTCGCTCCACAGATGAAGACATCCAGGGCTCCAAAGACGCCCTCATCCAGGATCTGGAAAAGAAGCTGCGGTCCAAGGAGGCCAGGAGGAGAAACAGCCAG AAACTGTCTTATGAGGAGCGTATGGCTCGCAGGCTGCTGGGTCCAGACAACGCCAACTACATGTTAGACCAAGACAATCTTTCAGACTCACAAGTAGACCAG CCAGATTCACCAGAAGGACGACACACAGGTGGACTATG GGGGAGGCACCACTCGGGGACAGATGATAAGGGAAACGAGGGATCAGCTATCCAGGAGAAATGTTACGCTCCTCGCTTCATGCAGATCCCTCCAGACCTCACTGTGGAGGAGGGTCGCTTCTGCAGGATTGACTTCAAG GTTGGAGGTCTCCCCACTCCAGACGTCTCCTGGAACCTGGACGGCAAAGCCATACGTCCAGATGACTACCATAAGATGTTGGTGTGTGAGAAAGGGATGCACTCATTCATCATAGAGATCGTCACAGTTCATCATGCTGGCGTGTACGAGTGCGTAGCCAAGAATCGCGCAGGAGAGAGCAGATTTACCATGAGGCTTGATGTAATAG CCCAGGAGGCTCTCCGTCCTCCCACCTTCACCCAGAAGATGTCGAACTCCAGAGCTCTAGAGGGCGACACTGTTAGGTTAGAGTGTAAAGTGGACGCCTCCCCACCTCCACAGCTCTTCTGGAAGAAAGATAAAGACATGCTGCGTATTGACCCCAACAGAATGAG TCTGTACCAAGATGGGTCAGGCAGGCAGTGCTTGTTGTTAGAGAGGGTGATGAAGTCCGATGCTGGTTGGTACACTCTCTCCGCCATCAACGAAGCCGGCATGTCCACATGCAACGCCAGGCTGGATGTTGGCT CTCGTGCAGCCCCGAAAACAGCGCCCCCTGGCTCCAAGACGTTGAAACTGCTGTCGTCTCTGAGCCACGTGCCCTCTCTGACCGTGGAGAGCCCCGCCCAGCACACCGCCCAGCACACCGCCCCGCTGTATGAGAGCGAAGAGCTGTAG